The following nucleotide sequence is from Nitrospira sp..
GACCAGACACCTTTCCCTTATTCTCGCAAGAGGAAGTGGAGTTCCTCGCCCCGCTCGTCTCGGCCGCTTTTCATCAGGCACAGCCCGATCAGCGCATCACCTTTATGGTGAAAGACGATGGGATGACAACACAAGGCTATCTCTTCGCATATCACACGACGATCCAAGTCGCTCTTGTCCACTACCGAACCGCCCCCACAGCGAACAGCCGCTCTCGGCAGCCAACCCTCTCGTTCACTCCAGGCGAGGCGCTCGTCCGGCTCGATCCTCCAGAACCTTGGATGGTGACTGAACCGGAATGGCCTCGTGTGGCGATCGCGGTCGAGGCCTTACATCGGCGTGCCCCGTCTCCCGCGCCTATGACGGAGCCGACACCGGCGAAAATCTCGCATGAAGGGGAGCAACAACGCCTTCAACAGGAACTACAGGCGACCAAGGACTTGGTCGTCAAACAGGCGGAGGAGTTACAACAGTTGAAAGAGGAGCTCGACACTTTACGTCGGCAGAGATCTGAAAAGCCTTCTGCCCCACCCAAGACCACACCAAAAGCAGGGCAACGCAAGCCAGCAGCTACACCGACACCTTGACCCACCGGTAAGGATGAGATTGGAGCGTATGAGCCCGCGGATCAGGAACCCGTTCGCTTTTTATCCGCTCGCTCTTCGATTTCTCCTGCCAAGAGAATGGCCTCGGCAATTTCCCGCATCGATTTACGAAGGTCCATACTCTGCCGCTGAATCAATTTGAATGCCTCGTCTTCCGAGAGCCGCTTGGACCGCATCAGATAACCCTTAGCGCGGTCCAGGAGTTTGCGCACCTGCAGTGCCTCCTGCATCTCAAACGACTTCTCCAGCAGCGTCGTGTGTTCAATGGAGATGGCGGCTTGATTGGCAATCGCCTGCATCAATTTCACATCCTCCGTGGTGAACGTGCGAGGTTTGGAGGTGTAGGTATTGATGACTCCGATCGCCTTTTCACGGACCAGCATCGGGACGCACAACAAGGAACAGAGCCCTTCTTTGGCCGCCATGTCAGGATAGACATACGTACTTTCCGTGGTGACATCCGGCACGATGATTGGCCGACGCTCCTGGACTGCGCGTCCGCTGATGCTCTGACCGATCTTCACATTGGGCTTACGTCGATATTGTTCACTCAGACTTTGTGTCGCTGCAATGCGCAGTTCGCCTGTCGCCTGATCGAGGAGAATGATGGAGCAGATTTTGGACCCCATCATTTGGGCGGTCATCGTCACGATCAGCTGCAACACGTCTTCGATCAGCCGGTTGGAAGAAACCGTTTCCGATACCTGTGACAAGGTCTCGAGTTGAAGCGCTTTGCGAGTCATTTGATCGTACAGCCGGGCGTTCTCGATGGCCCCTCCGACCTGGGTCGCAATCGTGGACAACAACGCCAATTCGTCGGGACGGTATCGTCGCGGTCGTTTGTGCTGAGCATTGATGACTCCGACGACTTCCTGCTTGGTCGTGATGGGAACGGAGACGAACGCCTGATACCGGTCTTCCGGCAGGTTATGGAAAAACTTGAATCGGGGGTCGTCGCTGGCGCTATTCGGGATAACGACTCGCGTTCTTTCGCGGGCTACCCAGCCGGTAATTCCTTCTCCCCATCCGATCGTAATGCGGCCGATCAACTTGGGATGGGGATTCTTTGAAGCTCGTAGAATGAGTTCATCGCGGTTGTCAGATAGTAAGTAGAGCAGACAGGCATCAGCCTTAGTCACCTCCACTACCATATCGACGATGTGACGCAGGACGGCTTCCAGATCGAGCGTATTGCTGATCGACTCGCTGATGCGATGCAAGACATCGACTTCTCGCGTTTTCTCGCGAAGGGCTTGCTCCAATTGAGATACCGTCCGTTTCGCCGTCATGAAGGCTCCTACCGGCCTGGCCCTTGAAGTTGATTCGCCAACTTTCTCCGCTGTGGCGCTCGCTTCCCGTCGAACCAGGCACGCACGCGCTGCTTCTCTAGCGGCACGACTTGTACCGTTCCGATTTGCGTCGGCACCACGCAATAGACCGTTCCGGACGAGACCTTCTTATCTTGCCGCATGGCCGTCCATAATGCACCGAACGTCATCGGCGGCATCTGAACCGGCAACCCCGCCTTGGCGACGAGGGCCTGCAAGCGAGTGACTACTTCTTCGCTGCAGTAACCGAGATGCCTGGCCAAATCTGCCTCGCAGACCATTCCAATCGCCACCGCTTCCCCGTGGATCAGTCCACGATACCCGCCGATGGCTTCCAACGCATGCCCGATCGTATGTCCAAAGTTCAGGATCCTTCGTCGATCGGCTTCACGCTCGTCGGCTGCCACGACCTCTGCCTTAATTTCGCAGGAGCGTTTCACGATCCGCGTTATCGCCTGCTCGTCGAGTGCAAGAATCGCTTCCATGTTGTGTTCAAGATACCGAAAGAAAGGCTCATCGGCGATCACTCCATACTTAATCACCTCGGCTAAGCCGGCAATCTTTTCC
It contains:
- a CDS encoding 3-dehydroquinate synthase, whose amino-acid sequence is MRTRVREVPQETIPVELGERSYPIIIQRYLLRALGTELQRVGCSGKIGIVTDRNLAKHYLQLARRVLKAAGYHVIPIVLPPGERTKTLRTIATIMDVLVAEKFERASTLLALGGGVIGDITGFSAAIYQRGIPFVQVPTSLVAQVDSSVGGKTGVDHAKGKNLIGAFNQPRAVLIDPVTLETLPIREKIAGLAEVIKYGVIADEPFFRYLEHNMEAILALDEQAITRIVKRSCEIKAEVVAADEREADRRRILNFGHTIGHALEAIGGYRGLIHGEAVAIGMVCEADLARHLGYCSEEVVTRLQALVAKAGLPVQMPPMTFGALWTAMRQDKKVSSGTVYCVVPTQIGTVQVVPLEKQRVRAWFDGKRAPQRRKLANQLQGPGR
- a CDS encoding GAF and ANTAR domain-containing protein; the encoded protein is MTAKRTVSQLEQALREKTREVDVLHRISESISNTLDLEAVLRHIVDMVVEVTKADACLLYLLSDNRDELILRASKNPHPKLIGRITIGWGEGITGWVARERTRVVIPNSASDDPRFKFFHNLPEDRYQAFVSVPITTKQEVVGVINAQHKRPRRYRPDELALLSTIATQVGGAIENARLYDQMTRKALQLETLSQVSETVSSNRLIEDVLQLIVTMTAQMMGSKICSIILLDQATGELRIAATQSLSEQYRRKPNVKIGQSISGRAVQERRPIIVPDVTTESTYVYPDMAAKEGLCSLLCVPMLVREKAIGVINTYTSKPRTFTTEDVKLMQAIANQAAISIEHTTLLEKSFEMQEALQVRKLLDRAKGYLMRSKRLSEDEAFKLIQRQSMDLRKSMREIAEAILLAGEIEERADKKRTGS